The following coding sequences are from one Anabas testudineus chromosome 16, fAnaTes1.2, whole genome shotgun sequence window:
- the LOC113170157 gene encoding ATPase family AAA domain-containing protein 2 isoform X1, whose protein sequence is MVILRSSGSVGAEPAATTPKRRSVELDTSSEFLSLLPASQRKSARLTRSSRTVNDSFSSPENSTANGHSDMNGGEGSSFHHSLRTRGQRAKLEVSFADMEPNTRAPVTEEKAEGCCTRKSSRLQREGKASSGKQEDLPDEVEASSTPKRSRFNLQSRGVEEEEEEEEDRSVRRSSRITRYKLDSRNQSVLYDRLITNTAEAVLQKMDDMQKMRRRLRSRDRDTNEELGIYTRGRMRRSLRTNVQIKDTKDQPEEGDENDHIEEEEDDGGDEEEEEEDDDDDDEEEDGEDEEEEGGNQRRYDFRQRKAVVRYQAPQDEPREPRKRSMYFKDHSSPTRRRFRFSSTAPRSPYNRRRTSRSISERRRHAIHSSDSTSSSSDDEKFQRRRSKTRSRPINRCLPMNIVKEDLLGIHKDRMKIGASLADVDPMQIDRTVRFDSIGGLSRHISALKEMVVFPLLYPEVFERFRIQPPRGCLFYGAPGTGKTLVARALANECSQGERKVSFFMRKGADCLSKWVGESERQLRLLFDQAYQMRPSIIFFDEIDGLAPVRSSRQDQIHSSIVSTLLALMDGLDGRGEVVVIGATNRLDSIDPALRRPGRFDREFLFSLPDREARKDILKIHTRQWTPSPSDTFLEELADKCVGYCGADIKAVCSEAALCALRRRYPQIYSSSQKLVLDVNSIAITNRDFMSAMSKMVPAAQRAVVSPAKALIPAIRPLLSTTLQNILHAVSRVFPHAEQGLKRKREQDVSCGVFEDEMMFSEDDDFEVCASGQTLHSQLKTPAANGLLSLKGSSIISSLSRSVLSQPTSYRPRLLLEGTPGSGQSSHLAPAVLHTLEKFTVYTLDMAVLFGTSATTPEETCAQIFVEAKRTSPSILYIPHIGQWWETVGPALRATFLSLLSSIPAFSPIFLLATCNLCYNQLNTEVQELFRLEYGEVFHIQVPTSRERRIFFEDLILNQAAKAPMSKKKAVLHALEVLPVAPPPPPRQLTEEEIQKLEEQEEDTLRELRLFLRDVTNRLSQDKRFKAFTKPVDLEEVPDYAEVIKKPMDLSTVLSKIDLHQYGTVKEFLEDVDLIWQNALEYNPDRDPSDRQIRHRACALKDTVHAIIRDELDEDFEKICEEIKASLSKRGCPIARFAPSFYHVLPKQSTSLADAKITDITPQREPTGATGSVTPNTSAFTVTTPKNSAQKKKRRKSRWSAGLYSKKRSSSCPHISRDDAQLGSDEDEEDEDDEEEIEKEAGGECDEGTGEEEDQMMVDVKLSPATAQEGNIGPPANKQDSQEDKEDREERSQAAEEKVVLCESERAKNCDQKRDKKKQNITNQSGHSKENQVFLEGGGETISVNTKDSCTETEGDAEGQCNTLKSSETNNQKLTETELEKCQTIIGADNRNGVATTEEAEHNDHSELMEVEATETCTTVASAAARGEEDMNTERNVRRMTRGLKHAVLLQQKIDVDKALQILDEETPPLVVDRDKLKELLERVVIKTDGYEVYKLEKLYALLCQSIYRHRWDYNKSALIQEMKQEIEDFH, encoded by the exons ATGGTGATACTACGCAGCAGCGGCAGTGTCGGCGCTGAGCCGGCGGCAACGACTCCGAAGAGGAGGTCGGTGGAGTTGGACACAAGCTCCGAGTTTCTGTCGCTGCTTCCCGCGTCGCAGAGAAAGTCCGCCCGGCTCACCCGGTCCTCTCGGACCGTGAATGACAGCTTCAGCAGCCCCGAAAACAGCACGGCGAat GGACATTCTGATATGAATGGGGGTGAGGGAAGTAGTTTCCACCACTCTCTGAGAACCAGAGGACAGAGGGCTAAACTAGAGGTCTCATTTGCTGACATGGAGCCAAACACTAGGGCCCCTGTGACTGAAGAGAAGGCTGAAGGATGCTGCACCAG GAAGTCTTCAAGGTTACAGAGAGAAGGGAAAGCATCAAGTGGCAAGCAAGAAG ATCTTCCAGATGAAGTGGAGGCATCTTCTACTCCTAAGAGGAGCCGCTTTAACCTACAGAGCCGTggagtggaggaagaagaggaggaagaggaagatcgGTCCGTGCGACGTAGTTCTCGAATCACCAGATATAAATTGGATTCCCGCAACCAGTCGGTGCTCTACGACCGCCTTATCACTAA CACTGCTGAAGCTGTTCTCCAGAAGATGGATGACATGCAGAAAATGAGGCGCAGACTGAGGAGCAGAGATAGAGACACTAATGAAGAG CTGGGAATATACACTAGGGGAAGGATGAGACGATCTCTAAGGACAAATGTACAGATTAAAGACACCAAAGACCAGCCAGAAG AAGGGGATGAGAATGATCACattgaggaagaggaggatgatggaggagatgaggaggaagaagaggaagatgatgatgatgatgacgaagaggaggatggcgaggatgaagaagaagaaggaggaaatcAGAGGCGTTATGACTTCAGACAGCGAAAAGCCGTAGTTCGATACCAGGCCCCACAAGATG aaCCCAGAGAGCCCAGGAAGCGCAGCATGTACTTTAAGGACCACTCATCTCCTACCAGACGCAGGTTCAGATTCAGCTCAACGGCTCCCAGGAGCCCCTACAACAGGCGAAGAACCAGCCG GAGTATTTCTGAGAG AAGGAGACATGCCATCCACAGTAGTGACTCCACCTCATCATCTTCTGATGATGAAAAATTTCAGAGACGGAGGAGTAAGACCAGGAGCAGACCAATCAATAG ATGTCTGCCTATGAACATTGTAAAAGAAGACCTGCTGGGAATACACAAAGACAGGATGAAGATTGGAGCCAGCCTCGCAGATGTAGACCCAATGCAGATAGACCGGACG GTACGCTTTGACAGCATTGGAGGTTTGAGCAGGCACATCTCAGCCCTGAAGGAGATGGTGGTCTTCCCTCTGCTCTACCCAGAAGTTTTTGAGAGGTTCAGGATACAGCCACCCAG GGGCTGTTTATTTTATGGTGCTCCAGGGACAGGTAAAACACTTGTAGCCAGAGCACTGGCCAATGAGTGCAGTCAGGGGGAAAGAAAGGTGTCATTCTTTATGAGGAAAGGAGCAGATTGCCTCAGTAAGTGGGTGGGAGAATCTGAAAGACAGCTCCGCCTGTTGTTTGACCAG GCATACCAAATGCGTCCATCCATCATCTTCTTCGATGAAATTGATGGGCTGGCTCCAGTCAGGTCCAGCCGTCAGGACCAGATTCATAG TTCCATTGTCTCAACCCTTCTGGCTCTCATGGATGGATTAGATGGTAGAGGAGAGGTTGTTGTGATAGGAGCTACTAACAGACTGGACTCCATTGACCCAGCTCTGAGAAGACCAGGACGTTTCGACAGAGAGTTTCTCTTCAGCCTGCCTGACAGAGAG GCGAGAAAGGACATTCTGAAGATCCACACCAGACAGTGGACTCCTTCACCTTCTGACACTTTTCTGGAGGAGCTGGCAGACAAATGTGTTG GTTATTGTGGAGCAGACATTAAAGCAGTGTGTTCAGAGGCAGCTCTGTGTGCCCTGCGCCGTCGGTACCCACAAATCTACTCCTCATCACAGAAACTTGTACTTGATGTCAACTCCATTGCCATCACAAACAGAGACTTTATGTCCGCCATGTCCAAGATGGTGCCAGCTGCTCAGAG AGCGGTAGTGTCACCTGCTAAGGCCCTGATACCTGCCATTCGTCCTCTCCTGAGCACCACATTGCAGAATATTCTCCATGCAGTTAGCAGAGTGTTCCCGCATGCTGAGCAGGGcttaaagaggaagagagaacaAG ATGTATCCTGTGGTGTCTTTGAGGATGAAATGATGTTCAGTGAAGACGACGACTTTGAGGTTTGCGCCAGTGGACAAACTCTTCATTCTCAGCTCAAAACACCTGCTGCTAATGGGCTCCTCAGCTTAAAGGG CTCATCTATTATCTCCTCCCTGTCAAGGAGTGTGCTGAGCCAGCCAACATCCTACCGTCCCAGGCTGTTGTTGGAAGGTACACCAGGTTCAGGACAGAGCTCCCACCTGGCTCCTGCTGTCCTTCACACTCTGGAGAAATTCACTGTGTACACATTAGACATGGCTGTGCTGTTTGGAACTAGTGCAACTACACCAGAAGAGACCTGTGCTCAG ATCTTTGTTGAAGCCAAACGGACCTCACCCAGTATTTTGTATATCCCTCACATCGGACAGTGGTGGGAAACAGTGGGTCCTGCCCTAAGAGCGACTTTCCTGAGCCTGCTTAGCTCTATTCCTGCATTTTCTCCTATATTCCTGCTGGCTACATGCAACCTCTGTTATAACCAACTTAATACAGAG GTTCAGGAGTTGTTTCGGTTGGAGTATGGAGAGGTTTTCCACATCCAAGTCCCCaccagcagagaaagaagaatcTTCTTTGAGGATCTGATACTCAACCAGGCTGCCAAGGCCCCTATGTCAAAAAAGAAGGCTG TGCTCCATGCATTGGAAGTCCTCCCTGTggcccctccacctcccccacGTCAACTGACGGAAGAAGAGATCCAAAAactggaggagcaggaggaagacaCTCTCAGGGAACTTCGCCTCTTCCTGCGTGATGTCACCAACCGCCTGTCCCAAGATAAACGCTTTAAGGCCTTTACAAAGCCTGTAGATTTAGAGGAg GTTCCAGATTATGCTGAGGTGATCAAGAAGCCAATGGACCTGTCAACAGTTCTCTCTAAGATTGACCTCCATCAGTATGGGACTGTGAAAGAATTCCTTGAAGATGTGGATCTCATCTGGCAAAATGCCCTTGAATACAACCCAGACAGAGACCCCTCAG ACCGCCAGATCCGCCACAGAGCATGTGCACTGAAGGACACCGTCCACGCCATCATAAGAGATGAACTAGATGAAGATTTTGAGAAGATCTGTGAGGAGATCAAAGCATCACTCAGCAAAagag GCTGCCCCATTGCCCGGTTTGCTCCCTCTTTCTACCATGTCCTTCCCAAACAGTCCACATCTCTTGCTGATGCCAAGATTACTGACATCACCCCACAAAGAGAACCGACTGGAGCCACAGGTTCTGTTACCCCCAATACAAGTGCCTTCACTGTTACAACACCTAAAAACTCAG cccagaagaagaaaagacgGAAGAGTCGCTGGTCTGCTGGCTTATATTCAAAGAAAAGGTCTTCATCCTGTCCTCACATATCCAGAGACGATGCACAGTTAGGGtcagatgaggatgaggaagatgaagatgatgaagaggagatTGAAAAGGAAGCAGGAGGAGAGTGTGATGAGGGAactggagaagaggaggatCAGATGATGGTTGATGTAAAATTGTCTCCTGCAACTGCTCAGGAAGGTAATATTGGGCCCCCTGCCAATAAGCAGGACAGCCAAGAGGACAAGGaggatagagaggagaggagccaAGCTGCTGAAGAAAAAGTTGTactgtgtgaaagtgaaagagcaAAAAATTGTGACCAGAAACgggacaaaaagaaacaaaatatcaCAAATCAGTCAGGACACtcaaaagaaaatcaagtaTTCTTGGAGGGGGGAGGTGAAACCATTTCAGTAAACACTAAGGACAGCTGCACTGAAACTGAGGGAGATGCCGAGGGACAGTGCAACACATTGAAGAGCAGTGAAACCAACAACCAAAAGCTGACAGAAACTGAGTTAGAGAAATGTCAAACTATAATTGGGGCAGACAACAGAAATGGCGTGGCCACAACAGAGGAGGCAGAACATAATGACCACTCTGAGCTAATGGAGGTGGAAGCAACTGAAACCTGCACCACAGTTGCCTCTGCAGCTgccagaggagaggaggacatgAACACAG agcGAAATGTGAGGCGAATGACTCGGGGTCTGAAGCatgcagtgctgctgcagcagaagatTGATGTGGACAAAGCTCTGCAGATCCTGGATGAGGAAACTCCTCCACTGGTGGTGGACAGAGACAAATTAAAG GAGCTTTTGGAGAGAGTAGTGATAAAGACTGATGGCTATGAGGTCTACAAGCTGGAGAAACTCTACGCTTTGCTCTGCCAGAGCATCTATAGACATAGATGGGACTACAACAAATCAGCACTAATACAG GAAATGAAGCAGGAGATTGAAGACTTCCATTGA
- the LOC113170157 gene encoding ATPase family AAA domain-containing protein 2 isoform X3 has translation MVILRSSGSVGAEPAATTPKRRSVELDTSSEFLSLLPASQRKSARLTRSSRTVNDSFSSPENSTANGHSDMNGGEGSSFHHSLRTRGQRAKLEVSFADMEPNTRAPVTEEKAEGCCTRKSSRLQREGKASSGKQEDLPDEVEASSTPKRSRFNLQSRGVEEEEEEEEDRSVRRSSRITRYKLDSRNQSVLYDRLITNTAEAVLQKMDDMQKMRRRLRSRDRDTNEELGIYTRGRMRRSLRTNVQIKDTKDQPEEGDENDHIEEEEDDGGDEEEEEEDDDDDDEEEDGEDEEEEGGNQRRYDFRQRKAVVRYQAPQDEPREPRKRSMYFKDHSSPTRRRFRFSSTAPRSPYNRRRTSRSISERRRHAIHSSDSTSSSSDDEKFQRRRSKTRSRPINRCLPMNIVKEDLLGIHKDRMKIGASLADVDPMQIDRTVRFDSIGGLSRHISALKEMVVFPLLYPEVFERFRIQPPRGCLFYGAPGTGKTLVARALANECSQGERKVSFFMRKGADCLSKWVGESERQLRLLFDQAYQMRPSIIFFDEIDGLAPVRSSRQDQIHSSIVSTLLALMDGLDGRGEVVVIGATNRLDSIDPALRRPGRFDREFLFSLPDREARKDILKIHTRQWTPSPSDTFLEELADKCVGYCGADIKAVCSEAALCALRRRYPQIYSSSQKLVLDVNSIAITNRDFMSAMSKMVPAAQRAVVSPAKALIPAIRPLLSTTLQNILHAVSRVFPHAEQGLKRKREQDVSCGVFEDEMMFSEDDDFEVCASGQTLHSQLKTPAANGLLSLKGSVLSQPTSYRPRLLLEGTPGSGQSSHLAPAVLHTLEKFTVYTLDMAVLFGTSATTPEETCAQIFVEAKRTSPSILYIPHIGQWWETVGPALRATFLSLLSSIPAFSPIFLLATCNLCYNQLNTEVQELFRLEYGEVFHIQVPTSRERRIFFEDLILNQAAKAPMSKKKAVLHALEVLPVAPPPPPRQLTEEEIQKLEEQEEDTLRELRLFLRDVTNRLSQDKRFKAFTKPVDLEEVPDYAEVIKKPMDLSTVLSKIDLHQYGTVKEFLEDVDLIWQNALEYNPDRDPSDRQIRHRACALKDTVHAIIRDELDEDFEKICEEIKASLSKRGCPIARFAPSFYHVLPKQSTSLADAKITDITPQREPTGATGSVTPNTSAFTVTTPKNSAQKKKRRKSRWSAGLYSKKRSSSCPHISRDDAQLGSDEDEEDEDDEEEIEKEAGGECDEGTGEEEDQMMVDVKLSPATAQEGNIGPPANKQDSQEDKEDREERSQAAEEKVVLCESERAKNCDQKRDKKKQNITNQSGHSKENQVFLEGGGETISVNTKDSCTETEGDAEGQCNTLKSSETNNQKLTETELEKCQTIIGADNRNGVATTEEAEHNDHSELMEVEATETCTTVASAAARGEEDMNTERNVRRMTRGLKHAVLLQQKIDVDKALQILDEETPPLVVDRDKLKELLERVVIKTDGYEVYKLEKLYALLCQSIYRHRWDYNKSALIQEMKQEIEDFH, from the exons ATGGTGATACTACGCAGCAGCGGCAGTGTCGGCGCTGAGCCGGCGGCAACGACTCCGAAGAGGAGGTCGGTGGAGTTGGACACAAGCTCCGAGTTTCTGTCGCTGCTTCCCGCGTCGCAGAGAAAGTCCGCCCGGCTCACCCGGTCCTCTCGGACCGTGAATGACAGCTTCAGCAGCCCCGAAAACAGCACGGCGAat GGACATTCTGATATGAATGGGGGTGAGGGAAGTAGTTTCCACCACTCTCTGAGAACCAGAGGACAGAGGGCTAAACTAGAGGTCTCATTTGCTGACATGGAGCCAAACACTAGGGCCCCTGTGACTGAAGAGAAGGCTGAAGGATGCTGCACCAG GAAGTCTTCAAGGTTACAGAGAGAAGGGAAAGCATCAAGTGGCAAGCAAGAAG ATCTTCCAGATGAAGTGGAGGCATCTTCTACTCCTAAGAGGAGCCGCTTTAACCTACAGAGCCGTggagtggaggaagaagaggaggaagaggaagatcgGTCCGTGCGACGTAGTTCTCGAATCACCAGATATAAATTGGATTCCCGCAACCAGTCGGTGCTCTACGACCGCCTTATCACTAA CACTGCTGAAGCTGTTCTCCAGAAGATGGATGACATGCAGAAAATGAGGCGCAGACTGAGGAGCAGAGATAGAGACACTAATGAAGAG CTGGGAATATACACTAGGGGAAGGATGAGACGATCTCTAAGGACAAATGTACAGATTAAAGACACCAAAGACCAGCCAGAAG AAGGGGATGAGAATGATCACattgaggaagaggaggatgatggaggagatgaggaggaagaagaggaagatgatgatgatgatgacgaagaggaggatggcgaggatgaagaagaagaaggaggaaatcAGAGGCGTTATGACTTCAGACAGCGAAAAGCCGTAGTTCGATACCAGGCCCCACAAGATG aaCCCAGAGAGCCCAGGAAGCGCAGCATGTACTTTAAGGACCACTCATCTCCTACCAGACGCAGGTTCAGATTCAGCTCAACGGCTCCCAGGAGCCCCTACAACAGGCGAAGAACCAGCCG GAGTATTTCTGAGAG AAGGAGACATGCCATCCACAGTAGTGACTCCACCTCATCATCTTCTGATGATGAAAAATTTCAGAGACGGAGGAGTAAGACCAGGAGCAGACCAATCAATAG ATGTCTGCCTATGAACATTGTAAAAGAAGACCTGCTGGGAATACACAAAGACAGGATGAAGATTGGAGCCAGCCTCGCAGATGTAGACCCAATGCAGATAGACCGGACG GTACGCTTTGACAGCATTGGAGGTTTGAGCAGGCACATCTCAGCCCTGAAGGAGATGGTGGTCTTCCCTCTGCTCTACCCAGAAGTTTTTGAGAGGTTCAGGATACAGCCACCCAG GGGCTGTTTATTTTATGGTGCTCCAGGGACAGGTAAAACACTTGTAGCCAGAGCACTGGCCAATGAGTGCAGTCAGGGGGAAAGAAAGGTGTCATTCTTTATGAGGAAAGGAGCAGATTGCCTCAGTAAGTGGGTGGGAGAATCTGAAAGACAGCTCCGCCTGTTGTTTGACCAG GCATACCAAATGCGTCCATCCATCATCTTCTTCGATGAAATTGATGGGCTGGCTCCAGTCAGGTCCAGCCGTCAGGACCAGATTCATAG TTCCATTGTCTCAACCCTTCTGGCTCTCATGGATGGATTAGATGGTAGAGGAGAGGTTGTTGTGATAGGAGCTACTAACAGACTGGACTCCATTGACCCAGCTCTGAGAAGACCAGGACGTTTCGACAGAGAGTTTCTCTTCAGCCTGCCTGACAGAGAG GCGAGAAAGGACATTCTGAAGATCCACACCAGACAGTGGACTCCTTCACCTTCTGACACTTTTCTGGAGGAGCTGGCAGACAAATGTGTTG GTTATTGTGGAGCAGACATTAAAGCAGTGTGTTCAGAGGCAGCTCTGTGTGCCCTGCGCCGTCGGTACCCACAAATCTACTCCTCATCACAGAAACTTGTACTTGATGTCAACTCCATTGCCATCACAAACAGAGACTTTATGTCCGCCATGTCCAAGATGGTGCCAGCTGCTCAGAG AGCGGTAGTGTCACCTGCTAAGGCCCTGATACCTGCCATTCGTCCTCTCCTGAGCACCACATTGCAGAATATTCTCCATGCAGTTAGCAGAGTGTTCCCGCATGCTGAGCAGGGcttaaagaggaagagagaacaAG ATGTATCCTGTGGTGTCTTTGAGGATGAAATGATGTTCAGTGAAGACGACGACTTTGAGGTTTGCGCCAGTGGACAAACTCTTCATTCTCAGCTCAAAACACCTGCTGCTAATGGGCTCCTCAGCTTAAAGGG GAGTGTGCTGAGCCAGCCAACATCCTACCGTCCCAGGCTGTTGTTGGAAGGTACACCAGGTTCAGGACAGAGCTCCCACCTGGCTCCTGCTGTCCTTCACACTCTGGAGAAATTCACTGTGTACACATTAGACATGGCTGTGCTGTTTGGAACTAGTGCAACTACACCAGAAGAGACCTGTGCTCAG ATCTTTGTTGAAGCCAAACGGACCTCACCCAGTATTTTGTATATCCCTCACATCGGACAGTGGTGGGAAACAGTGGGTCCTGCCCTAAGAGCGACTTTCCTGAGCCTGCTTAGCTCTATTCCTGCATTTTCTCCTATATTCCTGCTGGCTACATGCAACCTCTGTTATAACCAACTTAATACAGAG GTTCAGGAGTTGTTTCGGTTGGAGTATGGAGAGGTTTTCCACATCCAAGTCCCCaccagcagagaaagaagaatcTTCTTTGAGGATCTGATACTCAACCAGGCTGCCAAGGCCCCTATGTCAAAAAAGAAGGCTG TGCTCCATGCATTGGAAGTCCTCCCTGTggcccctccacctcccccacGTCAACTGACGGAAGAAGAGATCCAAAAactggaggagcaggaggaagacaCTCTCAGGGAACTTCGCCTCTTCCTGCGTGATGTCACCAACCGCCTGTCCCAAGATAAACGCTTTAAGGCCTTTACAAAGCCTGTAGATTTAGAGGAg GTTCCAGATTATGCTGAGGTGATCAAGAAGCCAATGGACCTGTCAACAGTTCTCTCTAAGATTGACCTCCATCAGTATGGGACTGTGAAAGAATTCCTTGAAGATGTGGATCTCATCTGGCAAAATGCCCTTGAATACAACCCAGACAGAGACCCCTCAG ACCGCCAGATCCGCCACAGAGCATGTGCACTGAAGGACACCGTCCACGCCATCATAAGAGATGAACTAGATGAAGATTTTGAGAAGATCTGTGAGGAGATCAAAGCATCACTCAGCAAAagag GCTGCCCCATTGCCCGGTTTGCTCCCTCTTTCTACCATGTCCTTCCCAAACAGTCCACATCTCTTGCTGATGCCAAGATTACTGACATCACCCCACAAAGAGAACCGACTGGAGCCACAGGTTCTGTTACCCCCAATACAAGTGCCTTCACTGTTACAACACCTAAAAACTCAG cccagaagaagaaaagacgGAAGAGTCGCTGGTCTGCTGGCTTATATTCAAAGAAAAGGTCTTCATCCTGTCCTCACATATCCAGAGACGATGCACAGTTAGGGtcagatgaggatgaggaagatgaagatgatgaagaggagatTGAAAAGGAAGCAGGAGGAGAGTGTGATGAGGGAactggagaagaggaggatCAGATGATGGTTGATGTAAAATTGTCTCCTGCAACTGCTCAGGAAGGTAATATTGGGCCCCCTGCCAATAAGCAGGACAGCCAAGAGGACAAGGaggatagagaggagaggagccaAGCTGCTGAAGAAAAAGTTGTactgtgtgaaagtgaaagagcaAAAAATTGTGACCAGAAACgggacaaaaagaaacaaaatatcaCAAATCAGTCAGGACACtcaaaagaaaatcaagtaTTCTTGGAGGGGGGAGGTGAAACCATTTCAGTAAACACTAAGGACAGCTGCACTGAAACTGAGGGAGATGCCGAGGGACAGTGCAACACATTGAAGAGCAGTGAAACCAACAACCAAAAGCTGACAGAAACTGAGTTAGAGAAATGTCAAACTATAATTGGGGCAGACAACAGAAATGGCGTGGCCACAACAGAGGAGGCAGAACATAATGACCACTCTGAGCTAATGGAGGTGGAAGCAACTGAAACCTGCACCACAGTTGCCTCTGCAGCTgccagaggagaggaggacatgAACACAG agcGAAATGTGAGGCGAATGACTCGGGGTCTGAAGCatgcagtgctgctgcagcagaagatTGATGTGGACAAAGCTCTGCAGATCCTGGATGAGGAAACTCCTCCACTGGTGGTGGACAGAGACAAATTAAAG GAGCTTTTGGAGAGAGTAGTGATAAAGACTGATGGCTATGAGGTCTACAAGCTGGAGAAACTCTACGCTTTGCTCTGCCAGAGCATCTATAGACATAGATGGGACTACAACAAATCAGCACTAATACAG GAAATGAAGCAGGAGATTGAAGACTTCCATTGA